The Euphorbia lathyris chromosome 3, ddEupLath1.1, whole genome shotgun sequence genome contains a region encoding:
- the LOC136223958 gene encoding transcription termination factor MTERF8, chloroplastic-like isoform X2: MANHFIRNIMFHSHIRLRFLHSSVPPSPTTPTASSSFTVEFLVNSCGLSFKSALSVSNKFQLNDKTPQKPQSVLQFLKSHHFSDTHVAQLIVKRPQVLNCRIHNNLKPKFDYLVKIGFEGELLPHIILSNSEIIGTSLGSRIKPSVQFLRLFLDSDEKFMTVVKRSSWLLTNKCKVLLQQNVDVLIKEGVPAHVVERFLILQPRSIFQNPEKLINAVNFVKNLGFETTDKMFIHAFRVMIQMSESTWKNKIEVMKSMGFSEEDILKAFKRCPQCLSYSEDNIRKTLHFYFNTMKLESQTIIVNPNLLGYSIEKRVRPRYHVLKVLESKKRIKGMKGCNHLVISEKKFREKYIDQFIDEVPGLLEFYLGIKEDKSSVFDGEEVSFPLQLK, translated from the coding sequence ATGGCTAATCATTTCATTAGAAATATCATGTTCCATTCTCACATTCGATTACGTTTTCTTCATTCTTCTGTTCCTCCATCACCCACCACTCCAACTGCTTCTTCATCGTTTACTGTTGAATTCCTCGTCAATTCATGCGGCCTTTCATTCAAATCTGCCCTTTCTGTCTCCAACAAGTTTCAGCTCAACGATAAGACTCCACAGAAGCCTCAATCTGTACTTCAGTTCCTTAAATCTCATCATTTCAGCGACACTCATGTGGCCCAATTGATCGTCAAACGCCCTCAAGTCCTCAATTGCAGAATTCACAACAATCTCAAACCCAAATTTGACTACCTCGTCAAAATTGGCTTTGAAGGTGAGCTACTTCCCCATATCATTTTGTCAAATTCGGAAATTATTGGAACGTCTTTAGGTTCCCGAATCAAACCGTCTGTCCAATTCTTGAGGTTGTTTTTAGATAGTGATGAGAAATTTATGACGGTTGTTAAGCGTTCTTCATGGTTATTGACTAACAAGTGTAAGGTTCTATTGCAACAAAATGTTGATGTTTTAATCAAAGAGGGAGTGCCTGCTCATGTTGTGGAGAGGTTCCTAATTTTGCAGCCAAGATCTATATTCCAAAACCCTGAAAAGTTGATTAATGCTgtgaattttgttaaaaatctGGGATTTGAAACTACTGATAAAATGTTCATACATGCTTTTAGAGTGATGATACAAATGAGTGAGTCAACTTGGAAGAACAAAATTGAGGTTATGAagagtatgggatttagtgagGAGGATATTCTAAAAGCTTTCAAGAGATGTCCACAATGTTTATCTTACTCTGAGGACAACATTAGGAAGACATTGCATTTCTACTTTAATACTATGAAGTTGGAGTCTCAAACTATAATTGTAAATCCCAATCTACTTGGGTATTCAATTGAAAAAAGAGTTCGTCCAAGGTATCATGTTTTGAAGGTTTTGGAGTCAAAGAAGCGGATAAAAGGGATGAAGGGGTGTAATCACTTAGTGATAAGTGAGAAGAAATTTCGGGAGAAATATATTGATCAATTCATAGATGAAGTCCCTGGTTTGTTGGAGTTCTATCTTGGTATCAAGGAAGACAAAAGCTCGGTGTTTGATGgagaagaagtaagttttcctTTGCAATTAAAATAG
- the LOC136223958 gene encoding transcription termination factor MTERF8, chloroplastic-like isoform X1, which yields MANHFIRNIMFHSHIRLRFLHSSVPPSPTTPTASSSFTVEFLVNSCGLSFKSALSVSNKFQLNDKTPQKPQSVLQFLKSHHFSDTHVAQLIVKRPQVLNCRIHNNLKPKFDYLVKIGFEGELLPHIILSNSEIIGTSLGSRIKPSVQFLRLFLDSDEKFMTVVKRSSWLLTNKCKVLLQQNVDVLIKEGVPAHVVERFLILQPRSIFQNPEKLINAVNFVKNLGFETTDKMFIHAFRVMIQMSESTWKNKIEVMKSMGFSEEDILKAFKRCPQCLSYSEDNIRKTLHFYFNTMKLESQTIIVNPNLLGYSIEKRVRPRYHVLKVLESKKRIKGMKGCNHLVISEKKFREKYIDQFIDEVPGLLEFYLGIKEDKSSVFDGEEVIQVLRGFGALCLFLQVISNTLKIGF from the exons ATGGCTAATCATTTCATTAGAAATATCATGTTCCATTCTCACATTCGATTACGTTTTCTTCATTCTTCTGTTCCTCCATCACCCACCACTCCAACTGCTTCTTCATCGTTTACTGTTGAATTCCTCGTCAATTCATGCGGCCTTTCATTCAAATCTGCCCTTTCTGTCTCCAACAAGTTTCAGCTCAACGATAAGACTCCACAGAAGCCTCAATCTGTACTTCAGTTCCTTAAATCTCATCATTTCAGCGACACTCATGTGGCCCAATTGATCGTCAAACGCCCTCAAGTCCTCAATTGCAGAATTCACAACAATCTCAAACCCAAATTTGACTACCTCGTCAAAATTGGCTTTGAAGGTGAGCTACTTCCCCATATCATTTTGTCAAATTCGGAAATTATTGGAACGTCTTTAGGTTCCCGAATCAAACCGTCTGTCCAATTCTTGAGGTTGTTTTTAGATAGTGATGAGAAATTTATGACGGTTGTTAAGCGTTCTTCATGGTTATTGACTAACAAGTGTAAGGTTCTATTGCAACAAAATGTTGATGTTTTAATCAAAGAGGGAGTGCCTGCTCATGTTGTGGAGAGGTTCCTAATTTTGCAGCCAAGATCTATATTCCAAAACCCTGAAAAGTTGATTAATGCTgtgaattttgttaaaaatctGGGATTTGAAACTACTGATAAAATGTTCATACATGCTTTTAGAGTGATGATACAAATGAGTGAGTCAACTTGGAAGAACAAAATTGAGGTTATGAagagtatgggatttagtgagGAGGATATTCTAAAAGCTTTCAAGAGATGTCCACAATGTTTATCTTACTCTGAGGACAACATTAGGAAGACATTGCATTTCTACTTTAATACTATGAAGTTGGAGTCTCAAACTATAATTGTAAATCCCAATCTACTTGGGTATTCAATTGAAAAAAGAGTTCGTCCAAGGTATCATGTTTTGAAGGTTTTGGAGTCAAAGAAGCGGATAAAAGGGATGAAGGGGTGTAATCACTTAGTGATAAGTGAGAAGAAATTTCGGGAGAAATATATTGATCAATTCATAGATGAAGTCCCTGGTTTGTTGGAGTTCTATCTTGGTATCAAGGAAGACAAAAGCTCGGTGTTTGATGgagaagaa GTAATTCAGGTTCTAAGGGGATTTGGTGCTTTGTGTTTATTCTTACAAGTTATTTCCAATACATTGAAGATTGGCTTTTGA